The genomic region GAATTAGGATCATCTGCAGCGCAAAGCCGAGGATATTGAACGTGCCGTCGTACCAGGACGTGAGAATAGCCGGTAGCGAATCGCGCGGCGCGAATGCCACGGCCAGCAGGCTCACAAACAACGTCAAACCGATTGAAAGGACGAAGGGGTCCGGCATCACCTGCTCGAACATGTAAACCAGGCCGGCTACGACGCCCCGCCGGTGAGCGGTGTCGTCCGTATCGGCCGAATCGATGTCTCTCTTCCGCATTGTTTCTGCTCCTCTTGATCGCGTGACCAAACCAGATCCCTGGAGCGTGTCATGGACCGGCGACCTTTCCACGTAGAATCGCCTTGATCGGAGCCGGTCTTTATCGACAAAAATATGCGGCAAGAATCGGCCACCCGATCTACTTTGCAAATCTCTCCCTATGCGCCACTCTATTGCCACCGTTTCACTCAGTGGAAGCCTCAAGGAGAAAATCGAGGCCATTGCTGCCGCCCATTTTGATGCAGTAGAAATCTTTGAGAACGACCTCCTCGTTTACGAGGGATCTGCGACGGAGATTCGGAGCATTGCAGACAACCTGGGTTTGCAGATCTCTCTCTTTCAACCGTTCCGGGATTTCGAGGCGGTTTCGCGCGATCAGTTCCATCGGAACCTCGATCGGGCCGAACGAAAATTTGAATTGATGCACGGGCTGGGTACTTCCCTCTTACTCGTCTGCTCCAATGTTACCGGTAACGCTATTGACGACGACGAACTGGCTTCTTCCCAACTTCGTGAGCTCGCGGAACGGGCCGCGAAGCACGGATTCCGCATAGGGTACGAGGCGCTTGCGTGGGGGACTCATGTGAAAACTCTGGGCCATGCGTGGCGCATCGTCCAGCGTGCCGCTCATCCGCACCTGGGGTTGATCCTGGACAGTTTTCACACGTTGGCGCTTGGGGATGACCTTGCGACGATCAAAAACGTTGCTCCCGACCGGATTTTTTTTGTCCAGCTCGCGGATGCGCCTCGGTTGTCAATGGGGATATTGCCCTGGAGCCGTCATTTTCGTTGCTTCCCGGGTCAGGGGGACCTCCGGGTCGCCGAGTTTTTGGCTGCCGTACTCCAAACGGGCTATGTGGGACCGATCTCGCTCGAAATCTTTAACGATAACTTTCGAGGCGCACCGCCGCGGCCAAACGCAGTCGATGGCATGCGATCCCTGTTATGGGTCGAGGAGCAGGCGCGAGGCCTATTGTCGCAGCCGGCAGGCGCAAAGCCGACCAAACGCGTGGAACTCTTTGATCCTCCACCCGCACCGGTCTTCCATGGCTTTTCATTCCTGGAGTTTGCGGTTGAGCACACGTCTGAACATGCGCTTGCGGGCTGGTTGCAACGACTAGGTTTTAGCAGGGTAGGGCGACATCGGACCAAGGACGTCCTGCTGTATCGGCAAGGCGAGATAAACGTTGTTCTTAATGCAGAGCGGGACTCGTTTGCCCACGGTTTCTACTCCATTCATGGGATGTCGATTTGCGCGATTGCCTTAAAGGTGGCCGACGACCTGGAGGCTCTCAGCCGCGCGCAGGCGTTTCTCTATACCCGTTTCGACGGGCGCGTTGGGCCGAACGAAAGGACGATTCCTGCCGTCAAGTCGCCAGATGAAAGTTTGGTTTATTTTGTCTCCTTTGACGAGCAGTCGCGGACCCCTCTTGAAACGGATTTTATTGCAGATGAAGCCGGTGACGAGCACACAACGAGCCTCGGTCTGAAAACGATTGATCACGTGGCTTATGCGATCCCCGCGGAGCAATTCGGCAAGTGGATTCTCTTTTATCGAGCCGTTCTGGGCTTCGTGCCCGACGATCTCTGGGAGCTGCCCGATCCGCACGGCATCGTACGCAGCCAGGTAGTGGCCGCGCGAGATCGCTCGGTTTGTTTTGCTCTAAACATCTCCGAGAGCCGCAATACCGCTACGGGGCGTTCGGTCTCCAGGTTTGGCGGGGCCGGTGTGCATCACATCGCCCTGGCAACCGACAACATCTTCGAAACGGCGGCGGAGCTGGTCAAACGCGGCGTGCCGCTGCTCAGGATACCTCAGAATTATTACCTTGATCTGGAGTCTCGATTCGACCTTACGCGCGACCAACTGGAAAAGCTTCGTGTAGACAACATCCTTTATGATCGGTCCGGCTCAGGTGAGTTCTTCCACGCATACACGGACTTCGTCGAAGACCGCTTCTACTTTGAGATCGTGGAACGCCGAGGCGATTACCGAGGCTTCGGAGCCATCAACGCATCCGTTCGCCTTGCCGCCCAGGATGAGGTGTACCGGCGATCACTGGTCGACAGCGATGAATCGTACTGAGTCCGAGGGTTGCACTGCCTACACGACGTGTTTCGTCGCCCCGCATTCGCAGGACGCCGTGCCGGCTCAGCGTTGCTGGCCAAAGCCTCACTGCCATTTAGTAAGGATACAAGGCCGGGTATTGCTTTGGTCCCGCAGGGACGGCTGAGGTTAGGCAGTGACTTCAGTCCCTGTGAAGGCGTCCCATCGAGACGCCTGAAGG from Verrucomicrobiota bacterium harbors:
- a CDS encoding sugar phosphate isomerase/epimerase and 4-hydroxyphenylpyruvate domain-containing protein, encoding MRHSIATVSLSGSLKEKIEAIAAAHFDAVEIFENDLLVYEGSATEIRSIADNLGLQISLFQPFRDFEAVSRDQFHRNLDRAERKFELMHGLGTSLLLVCSNVTGNAIDDDELASSQLRELAERAAKHGFRIGYEALAWGTHVKTLGHAWRIVQRAAHPHLGLILDSFHTLALGDDLATIKNVAPDRIFFVQLADAPRLSMGILPWSRHFRCFPGQGDLRVAEFLAAVLQTGYVGPISLEIFNDNFRGAPPRPNAVDGMRSLLWVEEQARGLLSQPAGAKPTKRVELFDPPPAPVFHGFSFLEFAVEHTSEHALAGWLQRLGFSRVGRHRTKDVLLYRQGEINVVLNAERDSFAHGFYSIHGMSICAIALKVADDLEALSRAQAFLYTRFDGRVGPNERTIPAVKSPDESLVYFVSFDEQSRTPLETDFIADEAGDEHTTSLGLKTIDHVAYAIPAEQFGKWILFYRAVLGFVPDDLWELPDPHGIVRSQVVAARDRSVCFALNISESRNTATGRSVSRFGGAGVHHIALATDNIFETAAELVKRGVPLLRIPQNYYLDLESRFDLTRDQLEKLRVDNILYDRSGSGEFFHAYTDFVEDRFYFEIVERRGDYRGFGAINASVRLAAQDEVYRRSLVDSDESY